The DNA sequence GGCAATTACGAAGGCCAGTGCCCATCTATCTTGCTGCGCGACGATATTGCCGAGTTTCCGCGGGCGACCGATGCGCTTCGCGACGACCAGAAAGCCGCGGTGCGCGAATTTGCCGAGGCGCAGCGCGGCGAAAAGTGAGCCCTGCCCACGTCCTTGAGCCCACCTATCAACGCCTCAAGCGTGCGCTGATGGAGGGAACCTGGGCCAATGGGGCCAAGCTCGAGGCAATGCGGCTTGCCGACGATTTCGGCGTCAGCATGACACCGGTGAGGGACAGCCTGAACCAGCTGGTTGGCGAGGGGCTGGTCGACCTCACCCCTGGCGACGGCTTTCGGGTGCCGGTCCTGACCGAACAGGGTTTGCGGGATGTCCTCCGCGTAAATGCGGTTTTGCTTGAAACAGCGAGCGATGAAGCTTGGCGAATCCCGAACGTGCGCGATCTCGACGACTGGCCTGACGATTATGCTGGCCGCATGGCAGCGGTGTTTTTGGTACTTGCAACCGGGTCGGGCAACCGGTGCCTGGCGGTCCTGATCGATCGGATCAGTGATCGGCTGCACCGGGTTCGGATCCATGAACCCGACGTATTGCCCGACGCTGCAGAAATCCTCGCTGAAATCGAGGCGAGTCTGCGAGGCTCGCGTAACGAACGGCTGCGCGCCTTGCGGCGTTACCATCGCAGATGCGAGGAGCGGGTTCCGCAATTGGTCAGTCGCCTGTCGGGATAGTTTTCCGAAACTCAATTCTGTGCCGCTTTCAACGCGCCCATCGAACCGAATGCACCGCCGCCACGAGATCGTTCGTCAGAACCGAGCCATTGTAGGTTCGTCCGCATTCGAGGATGGGAGGATAGCGCGCAAGCAGGCTGGGCTCGGCCATAGCTTCGACTACTCCTGCAGGGCTTTATGACTGGGATTCCATCGAGCGAAAGATCAGCATTCCGGCCAGCATAGCCATCACGAAGACTGCTGCCTTTGCAGGCTCGATGACGAGCGCTGCAAAGCCCGGCCCGGGACACAGGCCTGCAATCCCCCAACCGGTGCCGAACAGCGCCGCGCCGCCGATCAGGCGGGGGGTCAGGTCGGTCCGGTCGGGAAGAGCGAATGTCGTGCCAATCAAAGGCTGCGCCATGCGCGCCTGAATCCGCCAGGCGATCGCCATCACGATAACCGCGCCGCCCATCACAAACGCGAGGGTGGGGTCCCAGTCCCCGAATATGTCGAGAAAGCCGCGCACCCGCGCTGGGTCGACCATGCCGCCCAGTGCCAGCCCGGCACCGAACAGGCTGCCTGACAGGAGAGCCACTAGCCACGAGCGGGTCATGACAGCACTTCCAGCCCCAATGCATTCATGATGGCGACGGTTGCGATACCAGCTGCCATGAAGGTTGCCGTGGCGACGATCGAGCGCTGCGAAAGCCGGCTGACACCGCATACGCCGTGGCCGCTGGTGCAGCCGCTGCCGATGCGCGTGCCGATGCCGACCAGGAGGCCCGCCGCCACAAGTGGAAGGTACCCGGCAAAGCTGGCCTCGATACCGCCGGTAGTCCAGGCAACCAGCAAGGCGCCGAGTGGCAGGCCTACAACAAACGCCCACGCACCGGACCGGGGCATACCGTCGCCGCTGATACCGAAGGCGCGCGCGGCGATGCCGGACACGCCGGCAATTCGTCCTGCACCCAGCAACATCAGCGCGGCGGCCAGGCCGATCAGCACTCCACCAAGCAATCCGGCGAGCGGGGCGGCATCGGGAAATCCGGGAAGCATCACAGCTTGTTGACCGGCATCTTGAGGTAAGACGTGCCGTCGCTTTCGGGCGGCGGCAGATGGCCGCCGCGCATATTCACCTGGATGGCGGGCAGGATCAGGCGCGGCATTTCCAATGTCGCATCGCGCTGGGTGCGCATCTCGACGAACTGGTCCTCATCCACATCTTCGTGAAGATGCACATTGGCTGTGCGCTGCGCGAGCATGGTGGTCTCCCATACGAATTCCGTGCGATTGGGCGCCTTGTAATCATGGCACAGGAACACCCGCGTCTTGTCCGGCAGGCGCATCAGCCGGCGGACCGAGCGGTACAGCTTGCGCGCATTGCCGCCCGGAAAATCGGCCCGGGCGGAGCCATAATCGGGCATGAACATCGTATCGCCGATAAAGGCCGCATCGCCGATGATATAGGCCATGTCCGCTGGGGTATGGCCGGGCACGTGAAGAGCGATCAGCGGAATATCGCCGATCATCAACGCGTCGCCATCTTCCATCAGCCGGTCGAATTGCGATCCGTCACGCTCGAAATCGGTGCCTTCGTTGAACACCTTGCCGAACACGCCCTGCACGGTCACAATTTCGCGGCCGATGGCCAGTTCGCCGCCCAGCTTTTCCTGCAGATAGGGCGCGGCGGAAAGGTGATCGGCATGGGCGTGAGTTTCCAGGACCCAGTCGACGGTCAGACCTGCATCGCGCGCATAGTCGATAATTTCGTCCGCCGCTTCCAGGCTGGTGCGGCCCGAAGGCTGATCGAAATCCCAGACGCTGTCGATAATGGCCGCGCGCTTGGTCTGATCGTCGCTGACCACATAGGTCGCGGTAAAGGTCGGCTCGTGGAAGAAAGCCTTGACGTGCGGTGCTCGCAGATCGCCCGCAAGCACATCGTTCACCTGTTCGATGGCCTTTTCGATATTCGTGTCGTCGCTCATAGTGTTTCTCCGGCGTCGCCGCTCGGCTGGGGGGATTGGCCAAGCTCGGGGCAAAAGATGTCGTGCAGCAATTCGAGAACCCGCTGCGCATTCGGGTCGCACACACGGTAGAACACCGATTGGGCATCCTTGCGTGTCGCGACGAGATCGTCTTCGCGCAATTTTGCGAGGTGTTGCGACAGGGCGGACTGGCTCAGCCCGACGCTCTGCGCCAGATCGCCGACGGACAGCTCGCCAGCCTCTGCAAGGAAGCAAAGAACGAGCAGGCGCGACTCGTTGGCCATCAATTTCAGCAGGCGGCTGGCCTCGCCGGCCTGCCGCGTGAAATCCGTATCTGGAGACCCATTGTGGCTCATGATTTGCTCCGTTAGTATTCACTAATTTAGAATAATCTAATGTATTTTCAAGAGGGAGGGGTATCCGCCTCGCTTCGGTAGGGAAGTCATTTTCTGCAACCGACCATCTGTGTTCACGGGGGCGCTTCGTGCGACACGATTTTTCGATGGCGGCGTCGGAACCCGTAGCCACTCCAGCTTCATTGACCGGGCAGGAGAATCGATATGAACTACGATTTGATGGTAATCGGTACGGGGACGGCAGCCATGGTTTGCGCCCTGCGCGTTGCGAAGGCGGGTTGGAAAGTCGCGGTTATCGACGAGAAGCCATTCGGTGGCACCTGCGCGCTACGCGGCTGCGATCCCAAGAAAATGCTGGTGGCCGACGCAGAAGTGATCGACGCGAAACAGCGCATGACAGGTCACGGGGTGAAGGGGGATCTGCGCATCGATTGGCCCGACCTTATCCGGTTCAAACGCAGCTTTACCGACCCTGTGCCTGAAAAGCACGAGCGGCGGTATGAAGAGGCCGGCATCGTGACCTTGCATGGTACGGCAAAATTCACCGGGCCAAATCATCTCTCCGTAGGCGACCATGAAATCGAATACCGCAAAATCCTGATCGCGTCGGGAGCCAGACCGATACCTCTAGCCATCCCAGGCGAAGAGCACCTGATCGACAATGAGGGCTTTCTCGAACTGCCTTCGCTGCCGAAGCGCATCGTTCTGGTCGGGGGCGGATATATCGCTGCCGAGTTTTCCCATATCGCTGCCCGTGCGGGAGCCGAGGTCACGATCCTTCAGCGGGGACCGCGCATGTTGACGCAGTTCGAACCCGAACTTGTGAACTGGCTCATGGATGCGTTCGACCGGATCGGTGTGCGAGTGATTACCGATACGGCGGTCGATGCCATTCGAAGATCGGGCGGAAAATATGTGGTTCATGCGAATGGCAAGGGCGGCCCGATCGAAGTCGTCGCCGATCTTGTCGTTCATGCGGCAGGACGGGCTCCCGCCATCGAGCGGCTCGATCTCGAAAAGGCCGGGATCGCAGCCGAACATGGAAAGCCGAAGCTGAACAAATTTCTGCAGAGCGTAAGCAATCCGGCCGTCTACGCTGCCGGAGATGCTGCCTCGAACGGGCCGCCACTCACCCCCGTTTCCAGCCATGATGCAAAAGTTGTCGCGGCCAATCTAGTCGAAGGCAATCACCGCGAACCCGATTACAAAGGGGTGCCGAGCGTGGCCTTCACTCTTCCGCCTATCGCCCGCGTTGGCCTCACCGAGGCAGAGGCGAATGAGGCGGGGCTGAGATTCCGGACAAAGTACGAGCGGACCTCTCAATGGTTCACCGCCAGGCGGGTCGCCGAACCTGTCTACGGACACAAGACACTAATCGAAGAGGAGACAGGGACAATACTGGGCGCGCACCTCGTCGGACCCGGCGCAGACCAGGCCATCAATATTTTCGGACTGGCGATCCGCCATGGGCTCACCGCGGACGATCTGAAGACTACAATGTTCGCCTATCCAACCGGCGCGTCTGACATCGGATACATGGTCTAGGGCCGAGCGGTCTCCAGCATGTCGATGACTGCACAGTCGGGCACATGACCGCCCGAACACTGCTCGACGGTAGCGGTAAGATGCCGTTCCAGGCGAGTGAGATCGTCGATCTTGCGCCGTACTTCTTCGAGGTGATGAATTGCAATCTCGCGCACTTCGTCGCAGCATGCTTCGGCAGGACCGCCCAAGTCCAGAAGTGTCCGCACCTCCTTCGGCGCAAAGCCTAGCTCGCGCGCCCGCTTGATGAATTTGAGCGTGCGGAGGTGCCCATCGTCGAAAACCCGGTGTCCGCCTGCTGTACGAGCCGGCGCACCGAGCATTCCGATCTTCTCGAAATACCGGATCGTCTCGATATGGACGCCCGTCTTGCGCGCCAATTCACCTATCGACAGGCGGCCCACGCCGAATCTCCTTGAACCTATATCTACTACAGGACGTACATAGAGTTCGAATCGAGCGGAGGCAAAGATGACCGACCAGGCTGTCCAATACGGCGAGGCGAAAAGCGCAAGCGATCGCGGGGTTGCTGGCGTTGGAATGCTGGCGAGTGCAGGGGCGCTTCTCTCTGCGGCTGCTTGCTGCGTCCTGCCGTTGGTCCTCGTTGCAGTCGGGCTCGGTGCTGGCGGGCTCGCATGGTTTGTTCCTTACCACTTGCCGCTCACAATCGCAGCCTTCCTAATCGTGGCCTTTGGGTGGTTCCTTCACGTGCGCCAACTGCGCATCTGCAGTGCTGATGGCTGTGAGAAACCTGCTCGCAGCAGCGTTGCGCGACTGACATTGCTGATTGCCACCGCGATGATCGTCCTGTCTGCGCTATGGGGCTTTATTGAACAACCGCTGATGCGTGCGCTTGGAGGAGCCTGATGCAGACTGTTTCGACGATCACGTGCCCCCATTGCCAAGCGGCCACCACCGAAACCATGCCGACCAACGCATGCTGGTTCTTTTATGAATGCCAGCATTGCCGGAAAAGACTGCAGCCATTGGCAGGAGACTGTTGTGTATTCTGCTCTTATGGCGATGCCCCATGCCCCCCGATTCAGGATGCGCGGGAAGATGGTGACGGTGCTACCTGCTGTCTACCGCAGTAGTGGTGGTTGCATCACGCAAGACACACACGAGATGTTTGTTCCAGGCATTAAGGGCATTGCGTTTTTCGTCTTTCCAATCGTGGCGCTGGTAAACTCCCGCCACGCCCGCACGTGAACCGCTTACATGGTTCAATACCGCCTCGGTAACCTCGAACCTTACACCTAAGCGCTGGAAATTCGTTGCGAGCGTCCGCCGCAAGTCATGAAGGCGCCAGGGAGGCAAAGGTTCGCCTTCGGCTTCCTCGATGGCGCTATCCAGCTTCATCTTGCCTTTATGGTAGCCGGTGAAGCCCGCTCCACTTGCAGTCGCAAACACTCTGCCCTTGCGCGGCCATTTCCCTCCACCTGCCAACCGATCGAGCTCGATCATGGCGAGTTCGTTCAATGGAATGGTGTTGAACTCTCTGTTTTTCGTGCGCCGGCCGGGCAGGGTCCATAGTCTTTCTGCTCTGTCGAGCTCCTGCCAGTGCATCCCGCAAACCTCTTCGCGGCGCTGTCCGGTCAAAATCAATAAGCGGACAATCGGCCCGAAACAGGGATGGCATTCGGGCGTGGCATGCCAGATCATGC is a window from the Altererythrobacter sp. B11 genome containing:
- a CDS encoding GntR family transcriptional regulator; the encoded protein is MEGTWANGAKLEAMRLADDFGVSMTPVRDSLNQLVGEGLVDLTPGDGFRVPVLTEQGLRDVLRVNAVLLETASDEAWRIPNVRDLDDWPDDYAGRMAAVFLVLATGSGNRCLAVLIDRISDRLHRVRIHEPDVLPDAAEILAEIEASLRGSRNERLRALRRYHRRCEERVPQLVSRLSG
- a CDS encoding DUF6691 family protein produces the protein MTRSWLVALLSGSLFGAGLALGGMVDPARVRGFLDIFGDWDPTLAFVMGGAVIVMAIAWRIQARMAQPLIGTTFALPDRTDLTPRLIGGAALFGTGWGIAGLCPGPGFAALVIEPAKAAVFVMAMLAGMLIFRSMESQS
- a CDS encoding YeeE/YedE family protein, producing MLPGFPDAAPLAGLLGGVLIGLAAALMLLGAGRIAGVSGIAARAFGISGDGMPRSGAWAFVVGLPLGALLVAWTTGGIEASFAGYLPLVAAGLLVGIGTRIGSGCTSGHGVCGVSRLSQRSIVATATFMAAGIATVAIMNALGLEVLS
- a CDS encoding MBL fold metallo-hydrolase — encoded protein: MSDDTNIEKAIEQVNDVLAGDLRAPHVKAFFHEPTFTATYVVSDDQTKRAAIIDSVWDFDQPSGRTSLEAADEIIDYARDAGLTVDWVLETHAHADHLSAAPYLQEKLGGELAIGREIVTVQGVFGKVFNEGTDFERDGSQFDRLMEDGDALMIGDIPLIALHVPGHTPADMAYIIGDAAFIGDTMFMPDYGSARADFPGGNARKLYRSVRRLMRLPDKTRVFLCHDYKAPNRTEFVWETTMLAQRTANVHLHEDVDEDQFVEMRTQRDATLEMPRLILPAIQVNMRGGHLPPPESDGTSYLKMPVNKL
- a CDS encoding ArsR/SmtB family transcription factor, translated to MSHNGSPDTDFTRQAGEASRLLKLMANESRLLVLCFLAEAGELSVGDLAQSVGLSQSALSQHLAKLREDDLVATRKDAQSVFYRVCDPNAQRVLELLHDIFCPELGQSPQPSGDAGETL
- a CDS encoding dihydrolipoyl dehydrogenase family protein; protein product: MNYDLMVIGTGTAAMVCALRVAKAGWKVAVIDEKPFGGTCALRGCDPKKMLVADAEVIDAKQRMTGHGVKGDLRIDWPDLIRFKRSFTDPVPEKHERRYEEAGIVTLHGTAKFTGPNHLSVGDHEIEYRKILIASGARPIPLAIPGEEHLIDNEGFLELPSLPKRIVLVGGGYIAAEFSHIAARAGAEVTILQRGPRMLTQFEPELVNWLMDAFDRIGVRVITDTAVDAIRRSGGKYVVHANGKGGPIEVVADLVVHAAGRAPAIERLDLEKAGIAAEHGKPKLNKFLQSVSNPAVYAAGDAASNGPPLTPVSSHDAKVVAANLVEGNHREPDYKGVPSVAFTLPPIARVGLTEAEANEAGLRFRTKYERTSQWFTARRVAEPVYGHKTLIEEETGTILGAHLVGPGADQAINIFGLAIRHGLTADDLKTTMFAYPTGASDIGYMV
- a CDS encoding MerR family transcriptional regulator — protein: MGRLSIGELARKTGVHIETIRYFEKIGMLGAPARTAGGHRVFDDGHLRTLKFIKRARELGFAPKEVRTLLDLGGPAEACCDEVREIAIHHLEEVRRKIDDLTRLERHLTATVEQCSGGHVPDCAVIDMLETARP
- a CDS encoding GDCCVxC domain-containing (seleno)protein gives rise to the protein MPTNACWFFYECQHCRKRLQPLAGDCCVFCSYGDAPCPPIQDAREDGDGATCCLPQ